Proteins encoded within one genomic window of Vanrija pseudolonga chromosome 3, complete sequence:
- the CAN1_0 gene encoding Arginine permease CAN1, which translates to MSKILSDSSEKVPYEAKVVPLDGGGHAHEDVDVYRTGGDAEHQLVETPGLKRQLKSRHMAMISIGGVIGTGLFLGTGSALNHGGPLGLFLGYALMGSICYATMISAGEVIAYLPIAGGHITLSARFVDRGLAFAMGWNYWYNWTIILPAELSAAAVLINLWDKTTNNAAWISMCLAVVIIINLFGAGVYGECEFWFASIKVLTIVGLLIVGLVITCGGGPDHTSIGFRYWRNPGPFVQFNGIPGAKGRFLGFWAVLTQAAFSYIGTEILAIAAAEAKNPRRNLPRSIKRVYIRILVFYLGGTFMIGLLVPSNDPGLALNSGTALASPFVIAIRRSGIKVLPSFINACLLTSAWSAASSDLFTSSRALYGLAQAGQAPAFLRYTTKRGLPLYCVAISAIFGGLAYMSLGETAGIAFGYLANMTAAAGLISWWGINLLYIRFAAGMRAQGIDRKTLPYWSYANTHSIAAYYAITMISIILFFSGFSVFLKGRWKVGDFVTTYIPLWLFPLLWIGYKLITKAKFVRADDMDFHTGIAEVEAECYEEPPPRNFIERFWSWLM; encoded by the exons ATGTCGAAGATACTCTCGGACAGCTCGGAGAAGGTGCCCTACGAGGCCAAGGTTGtcccgctcgacggcggcggccacgccCACGAGGACGTCGATGTCTACCGtaccggcggcgacgccgagcaccagctcgtcgagacgCCGGGCCTCAAGCGCCAGCTCAAGTCGCGTCACATGGCGATGATCTCGATTGGCGGTGTGAT CGGCACCGGTCTGTTCCTCGGTACCGGCTCAGCCCTCAACCACGGCGGCCCGCTCGGCCTGTTCCTCGGATACGCGCTCATGGGCTCCATCTGCTACGCGACCATGATTtccgccggcgaggtcatCGCCTACCTCCCCATCGCGGGCGGCCACATCACCCTCTCTGCTCGCTTCGTCGACCGCGGCCTGGCCTTTGCCATGGGCTGGAATTACTGGTACAACTGGACGATTATCCTGCCTGCAGAGCTGTCCGCGGCGGCTGTGCTCATCAACTTGTGGGACAAGACGACGAACAACGCCGCGTGGATCTCAATGTGCCTCGCCGTCGTGATCATCATCAAT CTATTCGGTGCAGGCGTGTACGGCGAGTGCGAGTTCTGGTTCGCATCCATCAAGGTCCTCACGATCGTCGGGctcctcatcgtcggccTAGTGATCACATGTGGCGGAGGACCGGACCACACGTCCATCGGTTTCCGGTACTGGCGCAACCCTGGGCCGTTTGTCCAGTTCAACGGCATTCCGGGGGCCAAGGGCcgcttcctcggcttctggGCCGTCTTGACGCAGGCAGCGTTCAGCTACATCGGAACCGagatcctcgccatcgccgcggccgaggccaagaaccCGCGCCGTAACCTCCCCCGCTCGATCAAGCGCGTCTACATCCGTATCCTCGTCTTCTACCTCGGCGGCACGTTCATgatcggcctcctcgtcccctcCAACGACCcgggcctcgcgctcaactcgggcacggcgctcgcgtcTCCCTTCGTCATCGCCATCCGCCGCTCGGGCATCAAGGTCCTCCCTAGCTTCATCAACGCGTGTCTCCTCACCTCTGCGTGGTCGGCCGCGTCTTCGGACCTGTTCACCTCGTCGCGTGCGCTCTACGGTCTCGCCCAGGCGGGACAGGCCCCCGCATTCCTCCGGTACACGACCAAGCGCGGCCTCCCCCTCTACTGCGTCGCCATCTCCGCCATCTTTGGCGGGCTCGCGTACATGAGTCTGGGCGAGACGGCCGGTATTGCCTTTGGATACCTCGCCAACATGACCGCTGCTGCCGGTCTCATCTCATGGTGGGGCATCAACCTGCTCTACATCCGCTTCGCGGCCGGCATGCGCGCCCAGGGCATCGACCGCAAGACGCTCCCGTACTGGTCATACGCCAACACTCACTCCATTGCCGCCTACTACGCCATCACGATGATCAGCATCATCCTCTTCTTCTCCGGCTTTAGCGTCTTCCTCAAGGGCCGCTGGAAGGTCGGTGACTTTGTCACCACCTACATCCCTCTGTGGCTCTTCCCCCTCCTCTGGATCGGGTACAAGCTTATCACCAAAGCCAAGTttgtccgcgccgacgacatggactTCCACACCGgcatcgccgaggtcgaggctgaGTGCTACGAGGAGCCGCCGCCTCGTAACTTTATCGAGCGATTCTGGAGCTGGCTCATGTGA
- the SPBC1683.05_0 gene encoding putative permease, which yields MPLAFWKRDWALPKEESCIAPENVWSNKDMDPSPPEHRTWTTWTFFSYWVCDLFQPGGWATTAAFVAMGLTWWESCLAVLTGSVLAALVISANGVVGGTVHTPFAVTCRTTYGYWGSKFVVFSRCAIACFWLSVNTFAAGQFCSYAIQAIWPSYARLPNHVPASQGATTKDFVSFLILWIIQFPFILIHPSKLKWVFNIKAVIVPIVALGTMIWAVKRAGPLAGPALRTPANRVPAGSKRFIAFMYSVTSVQGTWATMSVNVGDFSRYTRTPAASYAQLWAFPVVNTMVSIVAAITAACLLPVYGDVLYQPYLIVAKWDGSAGGRAAMFLGSLAWALANVTTNITANSISAANDMVSLAPKYINIQRGQLIAVTIGVWGFAPWKVLESAQNFLTFMASYSIVLAPIAALMAIDFFVVKHRRYNIYEFYKPHGIYRYAGGWNWRAYVALLCGIAPNMPGMVAAINTKINIGNIKYVYMVSNIAADVIAIAIYLLLNKFFPAPESLVDVAVHDVKEYGTGSQGSVDRIDVVGDEEKY from the exons ATGCCGCTGGCATTCTGGAAACGCGACTGGGCGCTGCCGAAGGAGGAGAGCTGTATCGCCCCCGAGAATGTGTGGTCGAACAAGG ATATGGACCCCAGTCCGCCCGAGCACCGCACCTGGACGACCTGGACGTTCTTCTCAT ACTGGGTGTGCGACCTCTTCCAGCCCGGAGGCTGGGCCACCACGGCCGCGTTCGTCGCCATGGGCCTGACGTGGTGGGAGAGCTGCCTCGCAGTCCTCACCGGCtcggtgctcgccgcgctcgtcatctcggccaacggtgtcgtcggcgggacGGTACACACGCCGTTCGCGGTGACGTGCCGAACGACGTACGGGTACTGGGGGAGCAAGTTTGTCGTGTTT tcgcgctgcgcgatcGCATGCTTCTGGCTCTCGGTCAACACGTTCGCCGCGGGCCAGTTCTGCTCGTACGCCATCCAGGCCATCTGGCCCTCGTATGCGCGCCTGCCGAACCACGTCCCGGCCTCACAGGGCGCCACGACCAAGGACTTTGTGTCCTTCCTCATCCTCTGGATCATCCAGTTCCCCTTCATCCTCATCCACCCGTCCAAGCTCAAGTGGGTGTTCAACATCAAGGCGGTGATCGTGCCCATCGTGGCGCTTGGCACCATGATCTGGGCGGTGAAGCGCGCTGGGCCGTTGGCTGGCCCGGCGCTCCGCACGCCCGCGAACCGCGTGCCCGCCGGCTCGAAGCGCTTCATTGCGTTCATGTACTCTGTCACTAGCGTCCAAGGAACCTGGGCGACGATGAGCGTCAACGTCGGTGACTTCTCGCGGTACACGCGCACTCCGGCCGCGTCGTACGCCCAGCTGTGGGCCTTCCCCGTCGTCAACACCATGGTGTcgatcgtcgccgccatcaccgccgcctgcctgctccCAGTGTACGGCGACGTGCTGTACCAGCCGTACCTCATCGTCGCGAAGTGGgacggcagcgccggcggccgcgcagcCATGTTCCTCGGGTCGCTCGCGTGGGCCCTCGCGAACGTGACCACCAACATCACGGCCAACTCGATCTCGGCAGCCAACGACATGGTGTCCCTCGCGCCGAAGTACATCAACATCCAGCGCGGGCAGCTCATCGCCGTGACCATCGGCGTGTGGGGCTTTGCGCCGTGGAAGGTGCTCGAGAGCGCGCAGAACTTTTTGACCTTCATGGCGAGCTACTCGATCGTGCTGGCGCCCATTGCGGCGCTCATGGCCATCGACTTCTTCGTGGTCAAGCACCGCCGGTACAACATCTACGAGTTCTACAAGCCGCACGGTATCTACCGGTACGCCGGCGGCTGGAACTGGCGCGCGTACGTCGCGTTGCTGTGCGGCATTGCGCCCAACATGCCCGGCATGGTCGCGGCCATCAACACAAAGATCAACATCGGTAACATCAAGTACGTCTACATGGTGTCCAATATCGCCGCGGACGTGATCGCGATCGCGATCTACCTGCTCCTCAACAAGTTCTTCCCGGCCCCCGAGAgtctcgtcgacgtcgccgtgcACGACGTCAAGGAGTATGGAACCGGCAGCCAGGGCAGCGTGGACCgcatcgacgtcgtcggcgacgaggaaaAGTACTAA